In the Ferribacterium limneticum genome, ACTGCATTGGCAACATCGCGGGAAGAACAGGCCAAAGCAAGTATCCCTTCCGTAACATCAAATCCTATTTTCTTATCAACTACGCTTTCACCGGATCTAAAAACATATTGTATTTGTTGCGAAGCCAACTCTAGTTTTACGCGAGTCTGATTTTGATCGAGTGATAAGAAGTCCTTTTCTTCTACCCTGTTCTGTTTATTTGTTGCGAGAGTGACAATATCAGTAAAACCAAGAGGTGTTCCCTCCAAAGAAATTACTTTAAGCGCAGCGAATGCTTTTGCGACTTTTGTCGGTGATTTTTCATAGGCTTTTAAAATTGCACCTATGGTTTGAGCGCCGTTTACGATTTGAATACCATCAAAAACAAATGTCCCCGCTTGTCGAGTGTCACCCCCGCCAAAAGCAGTTTTTGAATATTTTGTACAGATACCGGTAATTCCGTTATTCAAATACCAGAAATCGTCAGGTCGATTCAAAAGCGTAGACACTATCTGGTTGTTTACTTCACTATCGCCCAAGAAAGACCGAATGTTTGGTTCAAATAAAGTCTCACCGACGTCTCGATACAACTTCGCAAGCTCCTCGCAGCAAACCCTCCCATAAACTGCTTGGTGAGGTTCGGTGGTCTGCCCCCAATCTAAGAGCATTGCGGTAAATGGGGACTGGCTAGCTAGAGTGGCGGCCCGAAAAAGTCGGTGAAGGGCGCGCAAATCCAATACTTTTACGTCCAAAAAGTCACCCACAGTATTCTGCTCAGACTCAAACTGCTTCAATACCTCATCACATTCATCTCCTAATCGATTGTCACCTGTAAATGACACAGCAACAGTTACAGAAACATCTGGTTTTAGAAGCACCTGCTCAATAAGAGATTTGTGCGTTTGAAACTTAGGTGAAAACGTATCCCAATTAGCAGACAACACCAGCTTTATTCCATGCAAAAACTTGAGGACGTCACCTTTTGCAATAGTCTTTGTTCCGCTGTTGTGCCATTTTGATTGCACAAAAACTAAGGTATTTTTGATCTCGTCATAAAAACAACCATCGATACCTTGATCGCGTCCGCCATCTAATACAAACGGTGCTACTTTATCGACTGAAACTCCCGTTAGTCCTATTATCGAAAATGCAGTAAGTGCCCGGCTAAGTGAAGCTTGTTGAATATTTGTATCCGGCATACCTGCGAGATCTGTAACATCAATCAAAGGCACTATTGCATTCGAGAGATATTGCTCTAACTGTCTAACATGGACTTCTGACACGCCCTTTCCTTTCTAATTTTGCTGGTATCGCAGTTTCGCTATCGTCTAAGTACTGCGAGGGCTATCGATCAATGAAAAACACCAGTCTATGTCTTTGCCCTACCGGTCGCAATGAAATCGCCATACACAATAGGCATACGCGTTGTGCGCAACACGGCAATATGGCGACGTGCTCCGTCACT is a window encoding:
- a CDS encoding AIPR family protein translates to MSEVHVRQLEQYLSNAIVPLIDVTDLAGMPDTNIQQASLSRALTAFSIIGLTGVSVDKVAPFVLDGGRDQGIDGCFYDEIKNTLVFVQSKWHNSGTKTIAKGDVLKFLHGIKLVLSANWDTFSPKFQTHKSLIEQVLLKPDVSVTVAVSFTGDNRLGDECDEVLKQFESEQNTVGDFLDVKVLDLRALHRLFRAATLASQSPFTAMLLDWGQTTEPHQAVYGRVCCEELAKLYRDVGETLFEPNIRSFLGDSEVNNQIVSTLLNRPDDFWYLNNGITGICTKYSKTAFGGGDTRQAGTFVFDGIQIVNGAQTIGAILKAYEKSPTKVAKAFAALKVISLEGTPLGFTDIVTLATNKQNRVEEKDFLSLDQNQTRVKLELASQQIQYVFRSGESVVDKKIGFDVTEGILALACSSRDVANAVLAKRNIGSLLDRKSSTYQSLFHTGISGNSLWSEVKKLRKIESALSRVQASTADSKKKQIFTHGNRVLSWAVFNAANVVDINDETSLDTFLSKAMEVTDGFVKGNYPEAYLAVFFKNSQKCTELANQIRAILFSK